A window of Castanea sativa cultivar Marrone di Chiusa Pesio chromosome 8, ASM4071231v1 genomic DNA:
ACTACTTCATAAAGTGGGCAGAGGCTGAGGCGCTGGCCAACATCCGAGACGTTGATGTTAAGAGATTTGTATGGAGGAACATTATAACAAGGTTCGGCATGCCGGAATCCTTAATATCGAACAATGGCCTGCAGTTCGACAGTAGAGCTTTTCGGGAGTTCTGCGAGGGCTTTGGTATCCGGAACCTATACTCAACGCCGGCCTACCCGCAGAGTAACGGCCAGGTAGGAGCGATAAACAAGGCTATCGTGAGCGGCCTGAAGAAAAGATTGGAGGGCGCCAAGGGTAGATGGGCCGAGGAGTTGCCAAGTGTCCTATGGGCATACcgaactactccgaggagatccactggagaaatgCCGTTCTCTCTAACTTACGGGGCGGAGGTGGTCATCCCTGCTGAAGTAAACCTGTGTAGCGCCCGAGTTGCGGGATTCGCTTCTGACGAGAACGAGGAGTTGATGGCTAGGGAGCTGGACTTGCTGGAAGAGCACCAAGATATGGCCATCATTCGGTTGGCAGagtatcaacagaagcttgCCCGGGGGTACAATAGAGCTGTCAGGAGGAGAGAGTTTGCCGCGGGAGATCTGGTACTCTGAAAGGTAGTGGGGAATACGCGAGACTCGAGCGCGGGAAAGCTAGCCCTGACCTGGGAGGGGCCCTACCGTGTGACTGCTATTGCCAGAGCAGGGGCATACTATCTGGAGGATTTGGAGGAGAAACCACTTCCCCGGCCATGGAATGTTcgcaatttgaaaattttttatcagTAACCGGACACCCTCCAAAGATATAAACTTGATGTAACCGGGCATCACTGCATGTTTAATATGAAGACCTTGATTTAGCGCCCCCCTTATTTCTCTCATTTCAAGTTATTATCGCCAAGCAAGAATTATAAAGAGAATCGCGAGGTTAAAGGCAACTCATTCACGgcaaggacagaaacctgccctcggttcgagccctatcatcgagcaggtgaaaaccttatgCCATTTTccatctaaggacagaaacctgccctcggttcgagccctatcaccgagcaggtgaaaaccttacgctatttttatctaaggacagaaacctgccctcggttcgagccctATTACCgtgcaggtgaaaaccttacgctatttttatctaaggtcagaaacctgccctcggtttgagccctatcaccgagcaggtgaaaaccttacgctattttccatctaaggacagaaacctgccctcggttcgagccctatcaccgagcaggtgaaaaccttacgctagTCTCACGTAGGTGTAGGGACCCGTTCACTAAAGCGAGAAAGTAAGATATGATGGCATTTACCAACGACATTAACATTAAGAAAGTAATCGCATACAGAATTGGCGGTTATCAGGCAAGCAATAAAGAAGCACAAGCGGCATATAAACGACATAAATTGAAACAATGATatctaaaaaacataaattataactGTCTGGCAGACAGGGAAATTGTTCTATCGCCACAACCCGGGGATTTAAGCTCTTCGAacgtcaaagaaaaaataataacagcaataaaacaaaaagaaaaagtagagaGACAAAGAAGGGCTGGATTATCAAACTGCAAGGTTGGCTGGTGGGGGCGGAGGCACAGGCTGCTCGGTTCCGCTCACAGTTGTCGGTAAAACCTGGTCTGGTGCAGTTTCGGCCCCCGCACGGACATTGCTTGTGACCTCCAGGTCGGCTGCCTCCATATGAGCGTCAATGTCCCGTACGAGGTCGATCATGCTCGGAGTCTCCTCTTCGCCTGATGCCTCAGTCCGACTCTAAACGGCAGGTGGAGGAGGGGCCGGGTAGGGGATATACTCGGGGTTCCACAGCGGAGAGTCCGCGGCCACCCCCATCGCCTGAAGGGCAGCTAGCCATCCCTCCCCGAAGCCATGGTGCCGAGCTTGGTGAATGATCGGCTCCGCGGAGTTTTCAACATCCCAGAAGCCGACGTTGTACCATTTCTCCTCGCAGGCTTCGAGGGACTCGTTCAGGCTGGCGATCTCATTAGCCTGGGCTAGGCTCAAGCTGTCCACCGTCGCTAACTTAAGCTCGGTCTCCCTGAGCTTCGTCTCCAGGGAGGTCAGCTTCCCCTCGGCGGCTTGCCGGGCTTTCTCGGTGTCTACCGCTTTCCTCTCCGATGCCGCGGCAGCCTCCCCCTTTTCCCTGGCCGTGGCCTCAGCAACAGCCTTCAGCGCCTTCTCCCCCTCCAAGGCCTCGGCCGCATCTTTCAGCCGCTCGGTCACAACGCTTGTCATCTGCGCGGCCTGGAGATAGGATAGTAACCAAATGAcgaaattagaaaagaaaagagagaaacactCAATGCAATGCACACAGTCAAGGGGGATAGAGCGTTACCTCGATGGAGTGCCATTGTAGTCGCGTGGCAAGTGTCTCGTCATTGCCCTGCGCATAGTAGTGCACATCCTCGGGCAGCATAAGGCCTTGTGCCAAGCTTTGGGCCACTCGCCCCCTGCGCCCCTGTCCCATAGCCGGACGCTGGCGATTTCTGGCAAACACTCGTCACCTAACTGAAAGGTGTGCTGCCAACCGGCCACCTGCCGTGAAGAGGATGCCACGTTTGTTCTTGCTTGCACCACGGGGGGTGTCACCGCCGGCCCCTTCGGAAGCCTGGAACTGCCCGTTGCATGGGGAGGGGTCTTCGGCAAAGCGTCACCCGGTATAGGAGGGTTATTCTGGGCaaccctttttctcttcctgCTCTTTCCTCGGGGAGGAGTTTGACTCGTTCCTCTTGGGGACTAGGTTTGAGCCGTAGGACCGGCGCTGGGGATGAATCAGGAAAGGGTCATCTCCCTATGCTTCACCATTCTCTCTGCTTGGGCGGCAGCGGGTTCCTCGGCTATGGGGGCAGCGTCCTCTGGCTGTCCGATCGCTTCGTGCCTTCGTCGACTCTGCGACACTCGCTCGGCAGAGCCGTCCCTCACCGGCGCGATGTCGTCGGCAGTGGTATAGTGTGGGCCACTTCCTCGAGCCTCGCCTGTGGTGAGCCCGGGGGGAAGGAAGGTCTTGTACCGCACGTCGATATACGATAGGAGTGGGCTGTCTACCAAGAGTGCCTGGCCGAAGTTTTGCCAAGTGGTGTACACGGGGTTGACGCCGAGGATCAAATGAAACGCCCTAAGCTACCCATCATCGTGCACGAAGCTCTCCAACCTAAGAACGAAGTTGAGGTCTCGTGCGTGTATAACTCGACTGTCCGGGAAGAACTTTCTGGATTCTGCAATAAGTCCGGGAACAAACcgatcaactaaaaaaaaaaataataataacaataacaataacaataacaatatagtatatatataaaggatgCAAGAACAAATCAAAGGGAGGTTGTCAGTACCGACCAACTTCACGTGGTGAGAGCGGGCAAAGAAGCTCACTGGCATGCCAGTTACCACGCATCCGAACGAACTCTTCGGCCAAGTTCCTATTAGAGTCGGGCAGGCAGGATATGAGCCGGACTCGGGTATCTCTAGTTTTCAAGTAATAACCACGGGCGAAGTTGCCGCACAACTTATACATGAAGTTTATGTCGTGCTGGTTCAACTGCAGCCCGAACATGTGGTTTAATCGGACGACACAGCTAACAACCTTATAAAAGTTAGGGGGAAACTGGTCGGGGCACAGGCCATAAAACCCTAGGGTACCTATGACGAGAGGGTTTACAGggaacctaaccccaccctcgAGTATCGACATCAGTGGGAAGAACGCTGCGTTCGAATCAGCAGCCCTCTGAAGTTCGAGGTCGCCCACGTTGCAATACGCAACGTCGACATCCCCTGGGATGCCAAAGGTCTCTCTAAAACTAGCCAAGGCAGCCCCAAGGGTAAGCAAGTGAGAAAATCGCATTACTATAGTATGAAATGGAAGAGAAtcgaaaaagagagagaggtagaaGGAACTTACTTGGAGCTCTAGAGAGTGGAGAACTGAGGAGGTTTTTGGTGCAGAAGAAGAATGCTCGGCAAAGGAGGGGTTGAGAGCAGGAGAAACACGAAAAGTGGAGAGGAAGTCCAGAATGGGCTACTTATAGGGCCTTGAAGCGTTTAATGAGGCCAAGGGCGGGAAAAACAACCCTCCCAAATCCTTTTCTTGGATAACCCCCCACACGCGTGGGCACGGTTCACGAACCGTCGAGCGGTTCGCCAACTACCcaatattaattattgacgTGACGACCTGATACAGCGCCATTCTCGAAAAATCGGCCGAGACGATCGCCCTGGCCGCGTGCCGAGAGTATACGTCCGCGGGAAGCCATCACTACGACTTGCCCTGGATCCTTGATTCATCGCCTGAAGCAGAACATGAATCaaggggggctattgtacggaCCCTACCCCTCTTGTCAAGCCCAATCGCCCTAGGGCCCATGAAAACCAACTCTTATAGGAGCCCCGCGCTGATCACACATTGTAACGCACGTGCCGTCCGAGAGTTATGAGCTCGGAGTGCTCAAAGCAACCTGTGACGTGCCCTTGCCGAGCACATAACATACGTGCGGGGCTAGTCCCAACGCCACTATCATTATCTCATTCTCGCCACCAAACATCAACTTAGACGAAACGGcattggacctcccttccattgcctagggaacgCCCCTGCCGAGAAACAAACCCAGCGGTGAAGCCAGTTCTAATGCCACTCTCATTTCCTCCCACTCCCAATTAAACCCCCACTTATGGAtaatagtattggacccctcCTTCCACCCACCAGGGGAACAATCATGACTGttccactaagtttggctataaataggcaggGAAGACTCAGTAATGAAGGTTGGCAATTTGAGGGAGAAaagacgagagagagagagcgataTCAATTCTCCccaaggaagagagggaagagatAGTGAGGAAAGGAAGGAGGCCCAGTATACGGGCCTGCCGAGCATAACACCACccgtggtaggaaatccaaaagcccactatacaaatagattgtgagcccaaattcCTTTGAGGCCCAGCAGCCTTATTTTGGAGCGCACAAtcataaagaagaaaaactagCTCCTAATATTTGAGGCATCCAGCAAAACTTAGCCAGTCCAGCAAAGCAAGACAGACATCCAGAAAAAAGATCTTTAAACAAGACAAAATCAAACATAGGCAACTACTAAAATCAACAGGTTTGGCAACAAGACTTAGCCAGTCCACAAACAAATTGAAGATGCAAATTTCAACAGATAAAAGTAGACAAAGCATTTTAATCATCATACTATAGCGTCGCATtaaagaaaaggggggggggggggggagcagAAAAGATCGTGTCAATCCCAGTAATACCAATCAGACATGATTCAGATCATGAAAGAATGGCTAATGATGGTATTTTTGTCCTTTCAGAATAGTCCACGACCTAAAAATCAGACAAAGAAGCATGAGTTATACTTCTAATTTAATAGACTACATAATTTTCAAGAGCATGACAGTGGTGTTTTATAATGGTGGTTACGGAAATTGTTGGTTTTGAATGGTGACAGAAATATAACGACACTGAACAACAGTTGCAGCCTAAATTGCAACCAGCACTATGGAAAAATTTAAAACCCACCACTGTTAAGGATTCCAAATTGCTATATTTGTGGGGGGAAAAATGTGTACTTTTAAATGGACACCATTGCTTATTCATGATGATAGAAATGGTTGTGGAAATAGTTGGTTTTGAGTGGTGATGGAAACAATAGTGATAGTCAATAATGGTCGTAGCCTAAGATGCAGCCATCAAATAGGAAATTCAAAGCTCACCATGCTAGAGGCTTCCGAATTGCTACAAACTGCACTTGCAAAGAATGCTTACTTTTAAATGAACACAATTGCTTAAACATAGTGATAGACAATCATCTTAATTTAAAGCAAGCAGGCCTTATTAGTTTAAAATTCCCTATCTATTCACATACAACTATTcaaggggaaaagaaaagactACATTTCAGTAATCAGGAACTTTGTAACATAGAATTCCAAATGCAATAGGAGAACAGAATATCCCTACCTAATAGTTGTTCCATCAGCACTAGCAATGCAATCTGATGATTTAAGACCAACGTAGACAACTTGATTGATATGTTAGCTCGCTCACGCAGTTGTCGTCCATGACCATAAGGTCCACCTATGCAAAATGATAATCTAGAAGCTCCCTAtcaaagagagacagagagagaaaatataatcaatccaaatattatataaatgccaagttcaagttacacatacAAGACATTGGAAATCAAGAATGTTGTTTAAGTGCTAGAGTTTGAGTCATCATTGTTgaccccttgtacactccctgtgtactagggtgttcctttttattatcaatagaacttattacttatcaaaatataaataaaaattatgaaccACCTAGGAGAAAAATTCAATTGAATTTTgcatagaaataaataaaacaaaacttatatatatatatatatatatatatcaactttTAGGTCACCACAGTAACTGGACCTGATATCcttttatttctcattaaaaaaaggaGTAACTAAGAAAGGAAACACTCTTGGtatagaattctaatttgattaGGTCAAAGTAGAAGCACACGCACTACAATGCATATATTTTAGCCTAAAAGATAATAATCTTAAACATTTCAAAGAGCTAAGCTCGAATAGCACAGTCAAGTTAAAGTGACCCAAGATATATCAGAGAACATTTTATAATATTGATGAAATCAACAATTAGGAATTAGGAGTTCACATTGTTGGAGAAAcgcaaatttttaaaaacacaaaatggGCACCATAATGAGATATCCAAATACTAAAACATCATAGAATCATCACCAGGTTGGGATGCATCAATGCCTATACaaatgagagaagaaaagagagtcATATGCTGCTCATATTTTGAAAAGAATTATAAAGATGGCCAATTGTAGAAGCATCAAAGTTGAGGTAGCTCATACTGTATTCCCTGCATCCCCCACCAACTCAGCCATCTGCTCAGACCCAATATCTTGTCCATTCTCATCCAACATCACAGCCTAAAAGTACATGATTATAGAACATAGATGTAAGAACAAGCTGCAAACCTTCTTGCAACAGTTTAAAGCAGCATTTACAAGGCCCGTGGAAATAAATTCATGCTACTTCCTTTTCCAAAGCATTTGAGTAATGGACTTACTATAGAAAATTCAGCAAGTAATATAATTACATGGTCAGAGAGTCGAAACAATGTTGTCTTggtatattaaaatatatgcATTTAAAATACCACACAGACAGACTAGTACAGCTTGAAATGAGTTGAGTTCAGTTGATTCAGGTAGGGAATAAATAATCAGTAAGCTCTAGAGAACTAATTGGCAAACAAAATCATGTTCAAATGCCATGCATGAGTGCATACAAGCAGTTTGCAATCACAACACCCATTTATATTGTTCATTAGGAGTCACTAGCTAATAGTAATGGATATGTACATCAGACAGTGAGGCCTAAAGTAACCAGGCAACCAAGTCTCCCAAGGCACTGAGTTACTTTTGCATATTTATTCACATGTTAATgtatttacaattttacatttGAGGATAATAAGCCTAAACATTGGAATATtctgctttcttttcttacgTCTTGTATACTTTTATCCTTCCACACCCCTTCACATTACAATATACTTGATTCTATGCCatttttaattggtaagttttttttggtttagtattTTTGATTGGTCAGTTACAAACATATCTACTATctagtgggtcttgaacccatgaaCTCACTCTCCAGCTTGCTCTCACAAGAGGAGAAGGTGCTAATTTGAGCTATTGGTTCTCAACTTAAATTTAACTTCAACCACTCTTGAACAGTATAGGAACTCAGACCGAGTcaaataatatccaattattatttatatccaaaatttatttgaatattttatatgGAGAGTATGTCCAAAAGCAACACAAACAAGCAAATGGAATATACAGAAGATGTGGCACGGCACCGCAATAGATTATCTAGTTGAAGTCCTGAAGTAGATGAACCCCTAAGTGACATTAGTTCATATACTAATATAGCccaaatttgaactttaaattCTCAGCAAGTCAAGACAAATTGTTGGTAATAGGTTCAGCAAAGACAACACTTTGACTTCATTATCTGATCAGTCGGCAGACTCGGCACAAGACTTTCTGAATCAGAAAACTTAGGTCTATGAGATTTTATGAAGTAGTTTACTAGGAAATGGGGTTGGTTTGTAAGCATTCTTCTTTGCATAAACAACTAAACACACAACATCCAGATAAATAGAAGAACAATACcagcaaagaaaaaaatcaaagaaaaatgttGGAGCAGATAAACAAAACCAATGTTCATCCAGATAGTCTCAAAAGcaattccttttttctcttttttgcgCAAATCAAAATGCACTTAACTAGCACAAAATAAGAGCAAGATAGTTTAATAGTGACCTAACCAAATCATGTTTGAGAGTGTACCCAATCATCAGACCTGATAATGCTCATCATTGCTGTATCTTCATCATCAACCTCAGCCCTTACATCACCACAACACATGACATCAATTCAAaagtagaaaaaacaaaatattaagaacGAACAATTTAGAATGGCAGAAAAGAATACATGGCCGACCCTCTAAAAATCTATAGCCTAAGATACACAGACACTCCAAAGTCCCTATacttaaaataaagataaaatacaCCTAAATATATTTATCactatatcttttatttttaccctttttcttgtcttattttctataatttttttaatctctctcATATTCTCTCTTGAAACTCTATTTTAGGTTAATACGTATTGGTGTTGTATTTTTCTAGTTCCTCATTACAGGTAgtctctcttcctcttatagctttggtttgattttttttatttttttttgagttaatacTCAGTTAATTTGGAAGTGGTAAttgaatttgaataaaaaatttgaaacttaaaactttagttgtaaagaaaaaaaaaaaggaaacatatCAAATCGGTCCTGTTCAGTCTACTTCCGTCCATTTGATCTAGTTTGGTCTATTTCGGTCCAATTCAGTTCAATTCGGTCCAttcaatctacttcattcacttgggtccaatttggtccactttggttcaTTTGGATACAATTCAATCCACTTCGGTCTATTCGGTTTATTTGTCCCACATCTGTCCAATTCGGTATATACGGTCCATTTGGTTTAATTTAGTCCATTTTATATCACTTCGGTCCATTTAGTCAAATTCAGTGTACTTACCTAAACTTATTTTCAGCAGTTGAAAATTTCTACAAGTTCCTAACGGA
This region includes:
- the LOC142605589 gene encoding putative RNA methyltransferase At5g10620, which gives rise to MCCGDVRAEVDDEDTAMMSIIRSDDWAVMLDENGQDIGSEQMAELVGDAGNTGASRLSFCIGGPYGHGRQLRERANISIKLSTLVLNHQIALLVLMEQLLGIVQYCRPGY